The proteins below are encoded in one region of Peribacillus muralis:
- a CDS encoding sensor domain-containing diguanylate cyclase, whose amino-acid sequence MKNNTAQLLNQLRLLFFRHMENRQGELHYETFLETFLLDTKELLAMEEVTFYKFDEWKQQFYKEASTGSMYDYIMEAPIQEYIEMVWRNQVGDREVMIRMQAGVLDFHVMIPLWDNGKVIGVTAFKEREGSVFSSLTMEEGFIFSNEFTTILKTALSISKISDDERRYKQLFKVTEKFHSSMSRDAVLEEIIATLHTVYPSFDYFLLLSHDHDGHENLPIKELEYNSDNVAALQAYVSGNMEFEDQPSENQSILYAPLKGKQGVYGVLQVIAPETLTFPKQEIKFISLLANTAGSALENAQLYHQSKRLVTDLQLINEISHHLNSNLRLDETMEYMKRQIIKSFHAEQVGFMMLDMDEGGAFLTGSSDFFDSKEAGLYVSFLIDRLGCEKESLFIGDLRVHCPDEELRYLSLMAVPMIEVNEGKGFAIILHTEAYFFSFDMFKLLQSLIHHSSMAMANSMLREELEKMVITDHLTQLHSRRFLDEKMSESMEEDEGGTFIMIDIDNFKSINDTYGHQVGDEILIQVANLLKQYIGDHDIGARWGGEELAIYLPSASLEAGIRIAERLKDKVRDISNPGVTISVGVSHWGRGRSDSVKEIVKRADEALYSAKNSGKDRVHVHGVLQ is encoded by the coding sequence ATGAAGAATAATACAGCTCAGCTGTTAAATCAATTAAGGCTGCTTTTCTTTCGACACATGGAAAATAGACAGGGGGAACTTCATTACGAAACATTTTTGGAGACCTTTTTATTGGATACAAAAGAATTGCTGGCGATGGAAGAGGTTACCTTCTATAAATTTGACGAGTGGAAACAGCAATTTTATAAAGAAGCTTCGACTGGAAGCATGTACGACTATATCATGGAGGCACCAATCCAGGAGTACATTGAAATGGTATGGAGAAATCAAGTTGGTGATAGGGAAGTAATGATCCGTATGCAGGCGGGAGTCCTCGATTTCCATGTCATGATTCCTCTTTGGGATAATGGAAAGGTGATTGGAGTGACGGCATTCAAAGAGCGGGAAGGCAGCGTTTTTTCCAGCCTGACGATGGAGGAAGGCTTCATTTTTTCTAACGAATTCACGACCATCTTGAAAACCGCCTTGTCCATTTCGAAAATATCGGACGATGAAAGGCGATATAAACAACTTTTCAAGGTCACGGAAAAGTTCCATTCTTCCATGAGCAGGGACGCTGTGTTGGAAGAAATCATCGCTACCTTACATACGGTGTATCCGAGCTTCGATTATTTCTTGTTGCTTTCGCATGATCATGACGGTCATGAAAACCTGCCGATTAAGGAACTTGAATATAATAGTGATAATGTGGCTGCTTTGCAGGCTTATGTATCTGGCAATATGGAGTTCGAAGATCAGCCATCTGAAAATCAATCCATTCTATATGCACCATTAAAAGGAAAACAGGGAGTCTATGGGGTGCTTCAGGTCATTGCTCCTGAAACACTCACTTTCCCAAAGCAGGAAATAAAGTTTATATCGTTGCTTGCGAATACCGCCGGAAGTGCCCTGGAGAATGCCCAGCTTTATCATCAATCGAAGCGGCTTGTCACGGATTTGCAGCTCATAAATGAGATATCCCACCATTTGAATTCCAACCTGCGCTTGGATGAGACGATGGAATATATGAAACGCCAGATCATCAAATCCTTTCATGCGGAACAAGTGGGCTTTATGATGCTGGACATGGATGAAGGGGGAGCTTTCCTGACAGGCAGCTCGGATTTTTTTGATTCAAAGGAGGCGGGTCTGTATGTCTCATTCCTGATTGATAGACTTGGGTGCGAAAAGGAATCACTTTTCATCGGCGATCTAAGGGTCCATTGTCCGGATGAAGAACTACGTTATCTTTCCCTGATGGCCGTACCGATGATAGAAGTCAATGAAGGCAAGGGCTTCGCCATCATTCTCCATACGGAGGCCTATTTCTTTTCATTTGATATGTTCAAACTGCTGCAATCTCTCATCCATCACTCCAGCATGGCGATGGCCAATTCGATGCTGCGGGAAGAGCTTGAAAAAATGGTGATAACCGATCATCTGACACAGCTCCATTCAAGAAGATTTCTCGATGAAAAAATGTCTGAATCGATGGAAGAGGATGAAGGGGGAACATTCATCATGATCGATATTGATAATTTCAAAAGTATAAATGATACATACGGTCATCAGGTTGGCGATGAAATCCTGATCCAGGTGGCGAACCTTCTCAAGCAGTACATTGGTGATCATGATATAGGCGCAAGATGGGGCGGGGAGGAGCTTGCCATATACTTGCCGAGTGCATCTTTGGAAGCAGGCATCCGAATTGCCGAACGGTTAAAGGATAAAGTGAGGGATATTTCCAATCCAGGTGTGACGATCTCGGTAGGGGTATCCCATTGGGGAAGAGGACGATCGGATAGTGTGAAGGAGATCGTCAAAAGGGCCGATGAGGCTTTATATAGCGCGAAGAATTCAGGCAAGGACCGGGTGCATGTGCATGGAGTCCTGCAATGA
- the rpsD gene encoding 30S ribosomal protein S4 has product MARYTGPSWKLSRRLGISLTGTGKELEKRPYAPGQHGPNQRRKISEYGMQLQEKQKLRHMYGITERQFRSMFDRAGKLKGVHGENFMVLLESRLDNLVYRLGLARTRRQARQLVNHGHIIVDGRRVDIPSYKVSLGQTIAVREKSRNFSIIKESVEATNFVPDFLTFDAEKLEGTFTRLPERSELPAEINEALIVEFYSR; this is encoded by the coding sequence ATGGCTCGTTATACTGGCCCAAGCTGGAAACTATCCCGTCGTTTAGGAATTTCCCTAACAGGTACTGGTAAAGAATTAGAAAAACGCCCTTACGCTCCAGGACAACACGGTCCTAACCAACGTAGAAAAATTTCCGAATACGGAATGCAACTACAAGAGAAACAAAAACTTCGTCACATGTACGGAATCACTGAACGTCAATTCCGTTCAATGTTCGACCGCGCTGGCAAACTAAAAGGTGTTCATGGTGAAAACTTCATGGTTCTTCTTGAATCACGTCTTGACAACCTAGTTTACCGTCTTGGTTTAGCTCGTACACGTCGTCAAGCACGTCAACTTGTTAACCACGGTCACATCATTGTAGACGGACGTCGCGTAGACATCCCTTCTTACAAAGTGTCCCTTGGACAAACAATCGCAGTTCGTGAAAAATCACGTAACTTCTCAATCATCAAAGAATCAGTTGAAGCAACTAACTTCGTACCTGATTTCCTTACTTTCGATGCTGAGAAATTAGAAGGTACATTCACTCGTTTACCAGAACGTTCTGAATTGCCTGCTGAAATTAACGAAGCTCTTATCGTTGAGTTCTACTCTCGTTAA